The following coding sequences lie in one Xanthomonas hortorum pv. pelargonii genomic window:
- a CDS encoding DUF7696 family protein, with the protein MIDGANMEAFRRACEARHWLRQGYVDAAKVRELRLRIAAQRGYAAAELLVEEMREQWLRRREWIEGQGA; encoded by the coding sequence ATGATCGATGGCGCAAATATGGAAGCGTTTCGCAGGGCTTGCGAGGCGCGCCACTGGCTCCGGCAGGGCTACGTGGATGCGGCCAAGGTGCGAGAACTACGGCTCCGCATCGCCGCTCAGCGCGGCTACGCCGCTGCTGAGTTGCTCGTCGAGGAAATGCGCGAGCAATGGCTGCGCAGGCGGGAGTGGATTGAGGGACAAGGCGCGTGA